One window of the Halictus rubicundus isolate RS-2024b chromosome 6, iyHalRubi1_principal, whole genome shotgun sequence genome contains the following:
- the Awh gene encoding LIM/homeobox protein arrowhead, translated as MECGGCGERVRERTVLCVGGRTWHSRCLRCCACARPLHDQHSCFLKGMRLYCKHDYALTFGAKCAKCGRSVGAGDWVRRARERVYHLACFACDACSRQLSTGEQFALLDARLLCKAHYLDVVEGNNTSSDEGGDSESGHKSGNKAKRVRTTFTEEQLSVLQANFQLDSNPDGQDLERIAHVTGLSKRVTQVWFQNSRARQKKHLHTGKMKGQHVHQSPPNSTASTGDFGRHINLHLTYSFQHQQQHHHGQQQPQLSPATCKSPTPSIYHNHVSSGSEQSMDELSQDSMMLSMPNEV; from the exons ATGGAGTGTGGCGGCTGCGGGGAACGTGTCCGTGAACGTACCGTTCTCTGCGTCGGCGGTCGAACTTGGCACTCGAGGTGTCTTCGATGCTGCGCCTGTGCCAGGCCTCTACACGATCAACACTCCTGCTTTCTGAAGGGAATGCGACTCTACTGCAAGCACGACTATGCGCT AACGTTTGGCGCAAAGTGTGCGAAGTGTGGGCGTAGTGTGGGAGCTGGTGATTGGGTAAGAAGAGCTCGAGAAAGGGTGTACCATTTAGCCTGCTTCGCTTGCGACGCCTGTTCCCGTCAACTTTCCACAGGTGAACAGTTCGCTCTCTTGGATGCCAGGTTGCTCTGTAAGGCTCACTATCTGGACGTCGTCGAAGGCAACAACACTTCCTCCGATG AAGGCGGTGACTCCGAAAGCGGCCACAAGAGCGGTAACAAGGCGAAGAGGGTGAGGACCACCTTCACCGAGGAGCAGCTCTCGGTTCTACAAGCGAACTTCCAATTGGACAGCAACCCCGACGGCCAAGACCTCGAGAGGATAGCGCATGTGACGGGGCTCAGCAAAAGAGTTACGCAGGTTTGGTTCCAGAATTCTAGGGCGAGGCAGAAGAAGCATCTGCACACGGGCAAAATGAAAGGGCAACATG TTCATCAATCACCTCCGAATTCCACCGCGTCTACGGGCGATTTCGGCCGGCACATCAATTTACATCTGACTTATTCCTTTCAACATCAACAGCAACACCATCACGGCCAGCAGCAACCGCAGCTCAGCCCTGCTACGTGCAAGAGTCCCACGCCTTCGATTTATCATAATCATG TGTCTTCAGGCTCGGAACAGTCGATGGACGAGCTCTCGCAGGATTCGATGATGTTGTCGATGCCGAACGAGGTCTAA